The following are encoded in a window of Sutcliffiella horikoshii genomic DNA:
- a CDS encoding methyl-accepting chemotaxis protein — MRKRLLVLILLIGSIGLAASLVIWVNSMQVQKGVNELDEITKINESYFELVQSYQSTLADMYFVVSSGYSKSHVQKIEENLTKTEKRLQDFEPYFVEYEEFGQLKQYFVVSHETLSKQFDIISDVSNAANMDRVRITTSEDLAKARNQIERANDSGMQFLQAFNDENRQVIQDKVVSTESWTLVTLAILVLVPILTLLSFRKAFNKGVNQVLGRVNAYREGNFLYEAEHASFRKDEFGQIEASLTTMGQNIEQLMQGSLGANQRLQLVMKELLVAAEQNLAESAGIKQRSEQVTEKVSMQYEGTAAISAVTEQASASTQEIYSIVDEMKRNLEGMEKLSKKGAQSLQQLVADMHQSSKETETIVDRFTKIKVDIDEANSFLKGITEITTQTNLLALNASIEAARAGEAGKGFAVVADEIRKLSGQTDLFSKQINGITGRIQEDTNEVLKEFQLFKETIEQTNEKNEASAKLFQEIATNSGALLEQGTHITVTMEEISQGVNEIVHSVNDLVASSSELTEEMGEVVKAADHQVDLSNNMRRTVDTVKETAEDLASNIASINMNKS, encoded by the coding sequence ATGAGAAAGAGACTTTTAGTTTTGATTTTATTAATAGGGAGTATTGGCCTTGCAGCATCTCTTGTTATTTGGGTGAACAGCATGCAGGTGCAAAAAGGGGTCAATGAGTTAGACGAGATTACGAAGATCAATGAAAGTTATTTTGAGCTGGTTCAATCCTATCAAAGTACGTTGGCAGATATGTATTTCGTCGTATCAAGCGGGTATTCCAAATCACATGTTCAAAAAATCGAAGAAAATTTAACGAAAACTGAAAAGAGGCTGCAAGATTTCGAGCCTTATTTTGTGGAATATGAGGAATTTGGTCAACTAAAACAGTATTTTGTTGTTTCACATGAAACATTGTCAAAACAATTCGACATCATTAGCGATGTTTCGAACGCTGCCAACATGGATCGTGTTCGTATTACAACATCTGAAGACCTTGCGAAAGCACGAAATCAAATAGAACGTGCAAATGATAGTGGCATGCAGTTTTTACAGGCATTTAATGATGAAAACAGACAGGTCATTCAGGACAAAGTAGTATCCACGGAAAGCTGGACCTTGGTGACATTGGCGATTCTTGTATTGGTTCCAATTCTAACCCTTCTCTCGTTCAGAAAGGCATTCAACAAAGGAGTCAACCAGGTTCTTGGTCGCGTGAATGCTTACCGGGAAGGGAACTTCTTATATGAAGCAGAGCATGCTTCTTTTAGAAAAGATGAGTTTGGACAGATCGAGGCGTCTCTCACCACCATGGGACAAAATATTGAGCAACTTATGCAAGGAAGCCTCGGGGCAAATCAACGCCTGCAGCTTGTTATGAAAGAGCTCTTGGTGGCAGCAGAACAAAATTTAGCGGAATCTGCCGGAATCAAACAGCGGTCGGAACAAGTAACCGAAAAAGTGTCCATGCAATATGAAGGGACGGCTGCCATTTCTGCAGTTACCGAGCAGGCTTCTGCCAGCACGCAAGAGATATACAGCATTGTCGATGAAATGAAACGAAACCTCGAAGGAATGGAGAAGCTTTCGAAAAAAGGGGCGCAATCGTTGCAGCAATTGGTGGCTGACATGCACCAATCTTCCAAGGAGACGGAAACTATTGTAGATCGATTTACCAAAATAAAAGTAGATATTGATGAGGCGAACAGTTTCCTCAAAGGCATCACGGAAATTACCACCCAGACGAACTTGCTTGCCCTTAATGCCTCAATTGAAGCGGCACGGGCAGGGGAGGCTGGCAAAGGATTTGCGGTTGTGGCAGATGAAATCAGAAAATTATCCGGCCAGACAGATCTCTTTTCCAAACAAATTAACGGCATCACGGGCCGCATTCAGGAAGATACTAACGAAGTACTGAAAGAATTCCAACTTTTCAAAGAAACGATCGAGCAAACTAATGAAAAAAATGAAGCTTCCGCGAAGTTGTTCCAGGAAATCGCCACGAATAGCGGGGCATTGCTTGAACAGGGAACTCATATCACGGTGACGATGGAAGAAATCAGTCAGGGAGTAAATGAGATTGTCCATTCTGTAAACGACTTGGTTGCATCTTCATCGGAATTGACGGAGGAGATGGGAGAAGTCGTCAAGGCTGCAGATCACCAAGTGGACCTTTCCAATAACATGAGGCGCACCGTTGATACAGTAAAAGAGACCGCCGAAGATTTAGCATCCAACATTGCATCCATAAACATGAATAAATCGTGA